Part of the Bacillus rossius redtenbacheri isolate Brsri chromosome 9 unlocalized genomic scaffold, Brsri_v3 Brsri_v3_scf9_2, whole genome shotgun sequence genome is shown below.
cacacccAACAAAACATCACATCACATTATGTTCCTGCTCATATTGTAAAGTCTCTTGGATGACTTCAAAATACTGTTGCGTTTCAGTATCTTGTACTTTCTGTGGAATAGTTTGATTTCCAGGCGACGAACAAATTGAAGCATTATCTGTAGCCAACGATGAATGCGTGGAAACACTGTAGGAGTAAGTTGGGGTCTGTTGGTAAGCTGGTACGTGTTGGTGCATGTCTTTTGGATTCGTGATGTCATCAATAAGCTGCAGAACCCTACGTCGGAATGATTTCATTTGTGCATCTGTCAAAGGTTCGATTTCTGGTAAAAGGCTTAGAAGAAACGACGTTTTTACTTGCCTATCATCGTTTGAATTcgattcaagtttccttttctttgcaTTCATGTATTCCATAAAGGACTTGTCCACTTCCGTCACTGTTTGCTTTTTACGCTTTGATAAATTATCTTTTGGGTTGGAAAAGGGATCATGAGTCATTTGTTGGGAATGATGAGCATGTTCTTGCGAGAAGTCAGTATTTGGCAGCATAGGTGAAGGAAGGGAAAGTTGTGGTGTTGTAGTTAGTATTGCGTTATCTGAGATATATTCCTCCTCTTCAGCCGCAACGTCTTCCGTATTTTGTGTTGGGTCAGATGAACTGTGTTCCAGGTTTTGTTCATTGATTACTTCTGGCAAATTCCCCGATGGTGTACCAAGCGTTTTTATGAATGGTAGGGTAAATTTCATTGCCTCCGATAGATAATATGGTTTCTTATTTTTGGAACTTGAACCACTTGGAGGTGGCTTTATGTGACGGACAAAAACTGAACggagatttttccatttttctttgcaTTCGTTAACTGAAAACAAACAACATTGTTCACATAAATATAAATCGTTGCAATGGATGAATTCCTAactaatttacagtaaacaaaaaacaaatacaaaagtgAAGTAGTATTAAGTATAATCCAGATATATAcaacatatgtttattatttgaagaaaaaatatataaatggtacATGGGGAATGTAttatgaagtaaaatttaatttaactttgttgCAGGTATTTGGCAACAGGAGGTACATTTGTATCGCTGTCGATGTACTTTGCTAGAGGAGAAAGCACAGTTATCAACATCATACGAGAAACTACCAAATTAATTTGGGAATCGTTGAAAGAGTCCTACATGCCTGTCCCAGGAGAAGAAAAGTGGAGAATGATAGCACAGCGTTTCTATTCACTGTGGAATTTACCCAATTGCTTGGGTTCATTGGACGGTAAGCATATTCGAATAGAAAAATTACCTGGAACTGGCTCAAGTAACTTTAATTACAAAATGTATCACTCAATAGTGCTGCTGGCTAGCAGTGATGCAGATGGTTTCTTCACTCTTATTGAAACTGGCTATGCAGGTAGAAACAGCGATGGAGGAGTGTTTCGCGCATCAGCTGTCAAACACTGGATTGCAAATGGAGGACTAGACATACCACCGCCTTCACGATTACCAGATGACGACAATGAGATTGACTTTCCTTTTTACTTTGTTGGAGATGAGGCCTTTCCATTGTCACAATATTTGCTGCGTCCTTACCCTCAGAGAACACTTGATGATGTTAAAAGAATATTCAATTACAGATTGAGCAGAGGACGGAAAACAGTGGAGTGCGCTTTCGGAATGATGGCAGAAAAGTTCCAAGTGTTGAACACTGCTATTCGCTGCCGAACTACGGAAAGAGTGGTTGATGTAATAAAATCTGTCTGCATTCTTCACAACTTCATTCGGAAAAGTGaaggtattaaatattttgctgGTGAACCATTTGGCAACTCAGAAACGCCcaacatcaatccacagccactaGAAGACCTAACGT
Proteins encoded:
- the LOC134542872 gene encoding uncharacterized protein LOC134542872, which gives rise to MGEQAFNIKFVNEVEKHPELYNYKLKGYSKKDVTDKAWNDVAKEVQLTVNECKEKWKNLRSVFVRHIKPPPSGSSSKNKKPYYLSEAMKFTLPFIKTLGTPSGNLPEVINEQNLEHSSSDPTQNTEDVAAEEEEYISDNAILTTTPQLSLPSPMLPNTDFSQEHAHHSQQMTHDPFSNPKDNLSKRKKQTVTEVDKSFMEYMNAKKRKLESNSNDDRQVKTSFLLSLLPEIEPLTDAQMKSFRRRVLQLIDDITNPKDMHQHVPAYQQTPTYSYSVSTHSSLATDNASICSSPGNQTIPQKVQDTETQQYFEVIQETLQYEQEHNVM